GACCACCGCCCAGCTCTCGTCGCCGTCGCACAGGAGCGAGCCCAGGCCAAGTACGGGACCACCGCTTTCACCCGCTCCAACACGGTCATCATCGGAGACTCCCTCGAAGACGTCCGTACCGGGCTTGAGGGCGGTGCTCCTGTGATCGGAGTCGCGTCTGGCAAGACCACCGCCGATGAACTTGCTGCGGCCGGCGCAGACCTGGTCCTCGACAGTCTCGAAGGCGTTCCTCGGCTCCTGGACGCGATCGCTGCGACGACCCGCAATCGCGCCTGATGGCGGCTGCCCCGTAGAAGGCCTCAACTGCCCGTATTACATGAGTGATACCGGCACGCGTATACCCCCGCCTACGCTGTCGGGCGCAGACGAGAAACGGGGGTGCGATGCCAAGGCACGCTCGCGTATGCGCTGACTGCGGATGCCGCTTAAGCCAGTACAACGACGAAGACCGGTGTGCCACGTGCGCACGCGACAGACGTCTCGACATCCGCCTTCAACACCGCGTTCCGGACACGGTCTGGCACGATCCGGAAGTTCAGGCTGCACTCGCCGCCTGGGACTTCGGGCGGGCGAGCCGTCTCATCCGCGAGCGGGCGAAGCTCCGCCAGGAGGACATGGCCCACATGACGGGGCTCAGCCAGGGTTTCCTGTCCATGCTCGAAGCAGGAACGCGCCGGCTGACGAACCTCGACAAGGTCGCGAGGTTCCTCAACGGCATCGAAACACCTGACGCCTTGCTCCCCCCACCGTTCCGTGAGCATCACGCAGTTCTCACGCCACTGCCGTTGCCGCACCCAGGCCCACCCGCCGTCGATCTCCAGGTCGCGAGCGGCGAGCAGGCAGCGGACCTCTACGAACTCGCGACACAAGCTGCGGCCCAGTCACTGCAGTTCGCGGAAGTGGCCACGAAGAGCAACGTGAGCGACGTCGAGCTTCAGGGGCTGGAATCCAGGATCACCCGGATCGCGACGGACTACGTCCACGCTCCGCTGTACCCGCTCTTCCACGACCTGCTGTCGACGAGAGACCAACTCTTCTCGCTGCTGAGCGGCCACCAACCCCCGGGCCAAACCCGCGAGCTGTACCTCCTCGCCGGCACGAGTTGCCTGCTCCTCGCCCACGCGTCACAGAATCTCGGCGACCAGGACGCCGCTGTCGCCCAACTACAGACGGCCGGGACCCTCGCCGAGCACGCCGACCACGACGATCTCCGGGCATGGGTCAAGGGCACAGCCGCACTGATCGCGGAGTGGTCAACCCACCGGTACACGGCCC
This genomic window from Streptomyces sp. DG2A-72 contains:
- a CDS encoding helix-turn-helix domain-containing protein, yielding MPRHARVCADCGCRLSQYNDEDRCATCARDRRLDIRLQHRVPDTVWHDPEVQAALAAWDFGRASRLIRERAKLRQEDMAHMTGLSQGFLSMLEAGTRRLTNLDKVARFLNGIETPDALLPPPFREHHAVLTPLPLPHPGPPAVDLQVASGEQAADLYELATQAAAQSLQFAEVATKSNVSDVELQGLESRITRIATDYVHAPLYPLFHDLLSTRDQLFSLLSGHQPPGQTRELYLLAGTSCLLLAHASQNLGDQDAAVAQLQTAGTLAEHADHDDLRAWVKGTAALIAEWSTHRYTALEYTQQAIRFAPVGETRVRTAAIGARAAARIGDRNTALAALKELEHAREEQTDPNGLTRFGGLLTFPEAKQEYYIGGTYALLGEHERAEQHAAAAIDLYEMGPKEQRSYGDEALARLDIVTARIAAGEIEGAGEQLQPILELPVDRRIRQLGDAVQGVARLLEEPRFARSRVVREIADATRGYQVIDTRAKALTS